One Nonomuraea angiospora DNA segment encodes these proteins:
- a CDS encoding ADP-ribosylglycohydrolase family protein → MSAQLLARAAASLHGLALGDAFGSQFFLPTNRHALSSRLPPPSPWQWTDDTEMACSVYRVLADHGTIDQDELAASFATRHDFDRGYGPATNRMLRLVREGGDWRALSAELFDGKGSWGNGAAMRVAPLGAWFADDLTHVVRQAALSAQVTHTHPEAVAGAIAIAVATAVTVSEPDLSAGHFLDRIRAHVPASMVHDGIAEARQLLTISDPTLAARMLGNGRQVTAHDTVPFTLWVAARERHDFEAAMWTTAAAGGDVDTTCAIVGGIIAASEKNHLPPHWRGRCEPLPDWAGAPPLDHEAG, encoded by the coding sequence ATGTCAGCTCAGCTTCTGGCGCGGGCCGCAGCCTCCCTCCATGGCCTGGCTCTCGGCGACGCCTTCGGTTCCCAATTCTTCCTTCCGACCAATCGTCACGCCCTCTCCTCCCGCCTTCCTCCACCCAGTCCATGGCAGTGGACAGATGACACCGAGATGGCGTGCTCCGTCTATCGCGTCCTGGCCGACCACGGCACCATCGACCAAGACGAGCTCGCCGCCAGTTTCGCCACCCGTCACGACTTCGACCGCGGGTATGGCCCCGCGACGAACCGCATGCTCCGGCTGGTCAGGGAAGGAGGCGACTGGCGGGCGCTTTCGGCTGAACTCTTCGACGGCAAGGGCTCCTGGGGCAACGGCGCCGCGATGCGCGTAGCACCGCTCGGCGCCTGGTTCGCCGACGACCTGACACACGTCGTCCGACAAGCCGCCCTCTCGGCACAAGTCACCCACACTCATCCTGAAGCGGTGGCCGGCGCCATAGCCATCGCAGTGGCCACAGCCGTAACCGTCAGCGAGCCCGACCTGTCCGCCGGGCATTTCCTCGATCGCATCCGCGCGCACGTGCCCGCGAGCATGGTTCACGACGGCATTGCCGAGGCTCGGCAGCTCCTCACCATCAGCGACCCCACGCTGGCCGCCCGGATGCTCGGCAACGGGCGGCAGGTCACCGCTCACGACACGGTCCCGTTCACCCTCTGGGTGGCGGCTCGTGAACGCCATGACTTCGAGGCGGCCATGTGGACCACAGCGGCGGCCGGCGGGGACGTCGACACCACGTGCGCCATCGTCGGCGGCATCATCGCCGCTTCCGAGAAGAATCACCTTCCGCCGCACTGGAGAGGAAGATGCGAGCCACTACCGGACTGGGCAGGCGCCCCACCACTCGACCATGAGGCCGGCTGA
- a CDS encoding helix-turn-helix transcriptional regulator, which produces MVFVGRDTELAALGEAYARAREGSSSTVLLGGEAGVGKTRLLAEFAAPLAGQAWLLSGDCPQVGADGLAFAPFTAMLRRLLRELGTERFLRLLPRGEPGELGRLLPLLGRPAGDGDPALTRARLFEEILTLFESLAEERPLVIVAEDVHGSDRSSRELLDFLIRNQQAAAAFLLVVTYRSDHLHRTHPLRPVLAEWDRRAWTTRMELGRLGRDEVVRQLRGLLGGEPAPEVIEDVFRRSEGNPLFVEALSDRAGAPVPASIRDLLITPLDRLPGETRRVVQAAVAGGTRVGHALLRTVTGLDDAGLTDALRPAVSANLLLIEDEVYAFRHSLIQEVLYDDVLPGERGDLHVRYAEALEASPELAPLGRAAYESALHWHAAGRRPAKTLAAARRAAAEAAASLAYAEQLHMLLRVLELWDQVPDPAVSKADVLDEAVRAAIAAGENATAVRLVDTALAAEADPARAGWLLAHRGELRHLLGVPGDLDDLREAARLTPAGHPVRATVLNLLANRLLTVPLEEEGRVAAREALEAARAAGDAKAEVIATVNLTYARARAGDLDAQLPHLKDAQATARRIGDQGALLHACRCEADVLQGTGRYAEAAEAARQGLAAATRSGLARTAGPIHAGNLAEALIALGRWDEAAEIVEHALRVTPTPSLRAYLMVLAGTIALAGGDFAAAENVVTHAREVFTRGTSYAQDHLLLVRLEVDLRKAQGRGADAARLVEEALGGAGTSPRYLWPVLEAGASLPVARLPEMAATLPVIGPVQEAHRLACTAETGRPDLWPCVAAAWGELRQPYPRALALLRAAEHAAGTGDRSAASSHLTSASREAGRLRAEPLSARIERLARLARIPLAAQDESGPAEGREFGLTPRERDVLRLLADGRTNRQIAEELFISVKTAGAHVSNILAKLGVRSRVQAATAAHRHELI; this is translated from the coding sequence ATGGTCTTCGTCGGCAGGGACACGGAGCTGGCCGCTCTGGGCGAGGCCTACGCGCGTGCCCGGGAAGGCTCCTCCTCCACCGTGCTGCTCGGCGGCGAGGCCGGGGTGGGCAAGACCCGGCTGCTCGCCGAGTTCGCGGCGCCGCTGGCGGGACAGGCGTGGCTGCTCTCCGGCGACTGTCCCCAGGTGGGCGCGGACGGCCTGGCGTTCGCGCCGTTCACCGCCATGCTGCGCCGCCTGCTGCGCGAGCTCGGCACGGAGCGTTTCCTCCGCCTCCTGCCCCGTGGCGAGCCCGGTGAGCTGGGCAGGCTGCTCCCGCTCCTGGGCCGGCCCGCCGGCGACGGCGATCCCGCCCTGACCCGGGCGCGGCTCTTCGAGGAGATCCTCACCCTGTTCGAGAGCCTCGCCGAGGAGCGGCCCCTGGTGATCGTCGCCGAGGACGTGCACGGGAGCGACCGCTCCAGCCGGGAGCTGCTGGACTTCCTCATCAGGAACCAGCAGGCGGCCGCGGCCTTCCTCCTGGTCGTGACCTACCGGAGCGACCACCTGCACCGTACGCATCCGCTCCGCCCGGTGCTGGCCGAATGGGACCGCAGGGCCTGGACGACCCGGATGGAGCTCGGCCGGCTGGGCAGGGACGAGGTGGTACGGCAGCTCCGCGGCCTGCTCGGCGGCGAGCCCGCCCCCGAGGTCATCGAGGACGTCTTCCGGCGCAGCGAGGGCAACCCGCTGTTCGTGGAGGCGCTGTCGGACCGGGCGGGCGCGCCGGTGCCGGCGTCCATCCGCGACCTGCTGATCACGCCGCTCGACCGGCTGCCGGGGGAGACCCGGCGAGTGGTCCAGGCCGCCGTCGCCGGCGGCACCCGGGTCGGCCACGCGCTGCTGCGCACCGTCACGGGGCTGGACGACGCCGGCCTCACCGACGCGCTGCGCCCCGCGGTGAGCGCGAACCTCCTGCTGATCGAGGATGAGGTGTACGCGTTCCGCCACTCGCTGATCCAGGAGGTGCTCTACGACGACGTGCTTCCCGGGGAACGGGGGGACCTTCACGTACGGTATGCCGAAGCGCTGGAGGCGAGCCCTGAGCTCGCCCCGCTGGGGCGGGCGGCGTACGAGTCGGCCCTGCACTGGCACGCCGCCGGACGCCGTCCGGCCAAGACGCTGGCGGCCGCCCGCCGCGCCGCCGCCGAGGCCGCGGCGTCCCTGGCGTACGCCGAACAGCTGCACATGCTGCTTCGCGTGCTGGAGTTGTGGGATCAGGTGCCGGATCCGGCCGTGTCCAAGGCCGACGTGCTCGACGAAGCGGTACGCGCCGCCATCGCCGCCGGTGAGAACGCGACCGCCGTGCGACTGGTCGACACGGCGCTCGCGGCCGAGGCCGATCCCGCGCGCGCCGGCTGGCTGCTCGCCCACCGCGGCGAACTGCGCCACCTCCTCGGCGTGCCGGGCGATCTGGACGATCTGCGCGAAGCCGCTCGGCTCACCCCGGCTGGCCATCCGGTACGCGCGACCGTGCTCAACCTGCTCGCCAACCGCCTCCTCACGGTCCCGCTGGAGGAGGAAGGCCGCGTCGCCGCCCGCGAGGCGCTGGAGGCGGCGCGGGCCGCGGGCGATGCCAAGGCCGAGGTGATCGCCACCGTCAACCTGACGTACGCGCGGGCGCGTGCCGGCGACCTCGACGCCCAGCTCCCTCACCTGAAGGACGCTCAGGCGACGGCCCGCCGCATCGGTGACCAGGGCGCGCTTCTGCACGCCTGCCGTTGCGAGGCGGACGTCCTGCAGGGAACCGGCAGGTACGCCGAGGCGGCCGAGGCGGCCCGCCAGGGACTCGCCGCCGCCACGCGGTCGGGTCTCGCGCGGACCGCAGGGCCGATCCACGCGGGCAACCTCGCGGAGGCGCTGATCGCGCTGGGCCGGTGGGACGAGGCCGCCGAGATCGTCGAGCACGCCCTGCGGGTCACCCCGACGCCCAGCCTTCGCGCCTACTTGATGGTGCTGGCCGGCACGATCGCGCTGGCCGGAGGCGACTTCGCGGCCGCCGAGAACGTCGTGACCCATGCCCGCGAGGTGTTCACCAGGGGCACGTCCTACGCGCAGGACCACCTCTTGCTGGTGCGGCTGGAAGTGGATCTGCGCAAGGCGCAGGGGCGCGGGGCCGACGCCGCCCGGCTCGTGGAGGAGGCGCTGGGCGGCGCAGGGACGAGCCCGCGCTACCTGTGGCCCGTGCTCGAGGCGGGGGCGTCCTTGCCTGTTGCCCGCCTGCCCGAGATGGCGGCCACGTTGCCGGTGATCGGTCCCGTCCAGGAGGCCCACCGCCTCGCCTGCACCGCCGAGACCGGGCGGCCGGACCTCTGGCCATGCGTCGCGGCGGCGTGGGGGGAGCTGCGCCAGCCGTACCCGCGGGCTCTGGCCCTCCTGCGGGCCGCGGAACACGCCGCGGGAACGGGCGACCGCTCCGCGGCCTCCTCCCATCTGACCAGCGCCTCCCGGGAGGCGGGCCGCCTGCGGGCGGAGCCCTTGAGCGCCCGGATCGAACGGCTGGCGCGCCTGGCCCGGATCCCCCTCGCCGCGCAGGACGAGAGCGGCCCGGCCGAGGGGCGCGAGTTCGGCCTCACGCCGCGCGAGCGGGACGTGCTGCGCCTGCTCGCCGACGGCCGTACCAACCGGCAGATCGCCGAGGAGCTGTTCATCTCGGTCAAGACGGCGGGTGCGCACGTGAGCAACATCCTCGCCAAGCTGGGCGTACGCAGCCGCGTCCAAGCCGCCACGGCCGCCCACCGGCACGAGTTGATCTAG
- a CDS encoding MFS transporter, with protein MIRTGAQPLLSRPMVILGMTSLAAMTSFYLLVPVVPLYTASGGTGDMGAGLSTGVTMLATVLMELAMPALLARYGYRAGMALGVLLLGVPPALLAVSAALPMVLAVSLARGAGLAIVVVVGPAMVAELAPAERRGEALGAYGVAVGIPAILGLPTGLWLVPLIGYGPVFLAGAGLALLALIGTPLLPARTPPVEQQGDVSHAPRHAGLARPAVVFAAITVAAGVLLTFLPLAVPAGSAGTAATALLAHSCAMPLARWVAGRHGDRHGHSALLVPAVLAAVVGMAGIVWLGNPYAVIAGAALFGAGFGAAQNVTLMLMLARSSSSAFGRVSALWNLAYDGGMGIGAVGFGLLAGPAGYPAGFASIAAVLALALLPSWLDLRSERKTVNDR; from the coding sequence GTGATCAGAACCGGTGCGCAACCGCTGCTCAGCCGTCCGATGGTCATCCTGGGGATGACCTCGCTCGCCGCGATGACGAGCTTCTATCTGCTTGTCCCGGTCGTGCCGCTGTACACGGCATCAGGCGGTACGGGGGACATGGGCGCCGGGCTGTCCACCGGCGTCACCATGCTGGCGACGGTGCTCATGGAGCTGGCCATGCCGGCGTTGCTGGCCCGGTACGGCTACCGAGCCGGCATGGCGCTGGGCGTCCTCCTCCTCGGCGTTCCCCCGGCCCTGCTGGCCGTGTCCGCCGCGTTGCCGATGGTGCTGGCCGTGAGCCTGGCGCGCGGGGCCGGCCTGGCCATCGTGGTCGTGGTGGGCCCCGCCATGGTGGCCGAGCTGGCTCCGGCCGAACGCCGGGGCGAGGCGCTGGGCGCGTACGGCGTGGCGGTCGGGATCCCCGCGATCCTGGGGCTGCCGACCGGCCTGTGGCTGGTTCCGCTCATCGGCTACGGGCCGGTCTTCCTCGCGGGGGCAGGGCTGGCGCTGCTCGCGCTCATCGGGACTCCCCTGCTGCCCGCGAGGACGCCGCCGGTCGAGCAGCAAGGGGACGTCTCCCACGCTCCGCGCCACGCCGGTCTCGCCCGACCCGCCGTCGTCTTCGCGGCGATCACGGTGGCGGCCGGTGTGCTGCTGACGTTCCTGCCGCTGGCCGTACCCGCCGGCTCGGCGGGGACGGCCGCGACGGCGCTGCTCGCGCACTCCTGCGCGATGCCGCTCGCGCGGTGGGTGGCCGGCCGCCACGGCGACCGCCACGGCCACTCCGCCCTGCTGGTGCCGGCCGTGCTCGCCGCGGTCGTCGGGATGGCCGGGATCGTCTGGCTCGGCAACCCTTACGCGGTGATCGCGGGGGCGGCGCTCTTCGGCGCCGGTTTCGGCGCCGCCCAGAACGTCACCCTGATGCTGATGCTCGCGCGGTCCTCCTCCTCGGCGTTCGGCCGGGTGAGCGCGTTGTGGAACCTCGCCTACGACGGCGGGATGGGGATCGGCGCCGTCGGGTTCGGCCTGCTGGCGGGGCCCGCGGGATATCCGGCGGGGTTCGCGTCGATCGCCGCGGTGCTGGCGCTCGCCCTTCTCCCGTCCTGGCTCGACCTCCGATCGGAAAGGAAAACCGTCAATGACCGATGA
- a CDS encoding M20/M25/M40 family metallo-hydrolase produces the protein MTDDLRRAVRKVLPGVRADLEALIRIPSVSADPAAAGELRRCAELTAQLFRTGAAREVRILDDVPGGPPVVLASCPAPPGRPTVLLYAHYDVQPAGDPALWSSAPFEPRESGGRLYARGSADDKAGIATHLAALRAHGGRPPVGVVVIVEGEEEIGSPTLGAFLDRHRDELAADVIVLADSENIEAGVPSFTTTLRGMANCVVEVRTLAQSVHSGTYGGAAPDALTTLCRLLATLHDEDGHVAVGGLVTGRPPETGYPAERYRAEAGVLDGVKLLGSGGIPERVWAGPAATVLAIDAPRVSGAANALTASARAKVSLRVAPGDDAVRARAALAGHLREHAPWGAQVEVTEAEIAQPYAADTRSTAFDAARRAYQRAYGVDVVDLGGGGAIPFVAEFAAAYPGAAVLVTSPGGDPAARAHSTDENLHLADFERACLAEALLLAELADLPGT, from the coding sequence ATGACCGATGACCTGCGGCGCGCGGTGCGAAAGGTGCTGCCGGGCGTACGGGCCGACCTCGAGGCCCTCATCCGCATCCCGTCCGTGAGCGCCGACCCGGCCGCGGCCGGGGAGCTGCGCCGGTGCGCGGAGCTGACGGCACAGCTCTTCAGGACCGGCGCCGCGCGGGAGGTGCGGATCCTGGACGACGTCCCCGGCGGCCCGCCCGTGGTCCTCGCCTCTTGCCCCGCACCGCCCGGCCGTCCCACCGTGCTGCTGTACGCCCACTACGACGTGCAGCCCGCCGGCGATCCGGCCCTGTGGTCGAGCGCGCCGTTCGAGCCGCGCGAAAGCGGTGGGCGCCTGTACGCCCGCGGGTCCGCCGACGACAAGGCGGGAATCGCCACCCACCTGGCCGCGCTGCGCGCGCACGGCGGGCGTCCGCCGGTCGGGGTCGTCGTCATCGTCGAAGGAGAGGAGGAGATCGGCTCCCCGACGCTCGGCGCCTTCCTCGATCGGCATCGCGACGAGCTCGCCGCCGACGTGATCGTGCTCGCCGACTCCGAGAACATCGAAGCGGGCGTTCCTTCGTTCACCACCACGTTGCGCGGCATGGCCAACTGCGTCGTCGAGGTGCGGACGCTGGCGCAGAGCGTGCATTCCGGCACGTACGGCGGGGCCGCCCCGGACGCGCTCACCACGCTGTGCCGCCTGCTCGCCACCCTCCACGACGAGGACGGCCACGTCGCGGTGGGCGGCCTGGTCACCGGCCGCCCGCCGGAGACCGGCTACCCCGCCGAACGCTACAGGGCCGAGGCGGGCGTGCTCGACGGCGTCAAGCTGCTCGGCTCGGGCGGCATCCCCGAACGGGTGTGGGCCGGGCCCGCGGCGACCGTCCTGGCCATCGACGCGCCCCGCGTGTCCGGAGCCGCCAACGCCCTCACCGCCTCCGCGCGGGCCAAGGTGAGCCTGCGCGTCGCGCCGGGCGACGACGCGGTACGCGCCCGCGCCGCGCTGGCCGGGCATCTGCGCGAGCACGCGCCCTGGGGCGCACAGGTCGAGGTCACCGAGGCGGAGATCGCGCAGCCGTACGCGGCCGACACGCGGAGCACGGCCTTCGACGCGGCCCGCCGCGCCTACCAGCGGGCCTACGGCGTCGACGTGGTCGATCTCGGAGGCGGCGGCGCCATCCCGTTCGTCGCGGAATTCGCCGCCGCGTACCCGGGGGCCGCCGTCCTCGTCACGAGCCCCGGAGGCGATCCGGCCGCCCGCGCCCACAGCACCGACGAGAACCTGCACCTGGCCGACTTCGAACGCGCCTGCCTCGCCGAGGCCCTCCTGCTCGCCGAACTCGCGGACCTGCCGGGCACATGA
- a CDS encoding flavin-containing monooxygenase: protein MEDSPTPPARLTVEDLGFDPDVLRARYRHERDRRLRPDGNAQYQGARGEFGYYAADPYTERAEREPVRDKVEALVVGGGFGGLLTGARLREAGVDGIRMLDEAGDFGGTWYWNRYPGIHCDIESSVYLPLLEEAGYVPTMRYAPGEEIRRHAVAIAELYDLYRDTMFHTRVTELRWDDAAAEWQVRTDRGDDFRARYVVMSSGTLTQPKLPGIPGIETFRGHTFHTSRWDYGYTGGDQNGGLHRLADKRVAVVGTGATGIQVIPHLGRDSQHLYVFQRTPSTVDVRDNRPTDPAWAASLKPGWQQERMANFLTVVTGGAAEQDLIDDGWTSTARLQRHLLAGTVDTALSPEQREYLDEIADFQKMNQIRARVDEIVDDPATAELLKPWYRYMCKRPTFSDHYLQTYNRPNVTLVDTADHGGITAMTESAVVVGEHEYEVDCVIFATGFEVGVSGILSGALPVYGRGGAPLLGTWRQGPRTLHGFYSHGFPNLFHLGPLQNASAVNFVHILQEQATHIGAVVAEARRRGLGVVEPTEEAEDAWVATIRELAPDNRRFQAECTPGYYNNEGKPRPVSQTYGPGPVAFHDLLRRWRTEGGMDEVLAGDR from the coding sequence ATGGAAGACTCTCCGACGCCGCCTGCCCGCCTCACCGTCGAGGACCTGGGCTTCGACCCGGACGTGCTGCGCGCGAGGTACCGCCACGAGCGCGACCGCCGGTTGCGGCCCGACGGCAACGCCCAGTACCAGGGCGCCCGTGGCGAGTTCGGCTACTACGCCGCCGACCCGTACACCGAACGCGCCGAGCGGGAACCGGTCCGCGACAAGGTCGAGGCGCTGGTGGTGGGCGGCGGCTTCGGCGGGCTGCTCACCGGCGCCAGGCTCCGCGAGGCCGGCGTGGACGGCATCCGGATGCTCGACGAGGCCGGCGACTTCGGCGGCACCTGGTACTGGAACCGCTACCCGGGCATCCACTGCGACATCGAATCCTCGGTCTACCTGCCGCTGCTCGAAGAGGCCGGCTACGTGCCCACCATGCGGTACGCGCCCGGCGAGGAGATCCGCCGGCACGCCGTCGCGATCGCCGAGCTCTACGACCTGTACCGCGACACGATGTTCCACACCCGCGTCACGGAGTTGCGCTGGGACGACGCCGCGGCCGAGTGGCAGGTGCGCACCGACCGCGGCGACGACTTCCGCGCCCGCTACGTCGTCATGTCCTCCGGCACCCTGACCCAGCCGAAGCTGCCCGGCATCCCCGGCATCGAGACGTTCCGCGGGCACACCTTCCACACCAGCCGCTGGGACTACGGCTACACCGGCGGCGACCAGAACGGCGGCCTGCACCGGCTCGCCGACAAGCGGGTCGCGGTCGTGGGCACCGGCGCCACCGGGATCCAGGTCATCCCGCACCTGGGGCGCGACTCACAGCACCTGTACGTCTTCCAGCGCACCCCCTCGACGGTCGACGTGCGCGACAACCGCCCCACCGACCCCGCCTGGGCCGCCTCGCTCAAGCCCGGCTGGCAGCAGGAGCGGATGGCGAACTTCCTCACCGTCGTCACCGGCGGGGCCGCCGAACAGGACCTGATCGACGACGGCTGGACCAGCACCGCACGGCTGCAACGCCACCTGCTGGCCGGCACCGTCGACACCGCCCTGTCGCCCGAGCAGCGCGAATACCTCGACGAGATCGCCGACTTCCAGAAGATGAACCAGATCCGCGCCCGCGTGGACGAGATCGTCGACGACCCGGCCACCGCGGAGCTGCTCAAGCCCTGGTACCGCTACATGTGCAAGCGGCCCACCTTCAGCGACCACTACCTTCAGACGTACAACCGGCCCAACGTCACCCTGGTCGACACCGCCGACCACGGCGGCATCACCGCGATGACCGAATCGGCGGTCGTGGTCGGCGAGCACGAGTACGAGGTCGACTGCGTCATCTTCGCCACCGGCTTCGAGGTCGGCGTCTCCGGCATCCTCTCCGGCGCCCTGCCGGTGTACGGCCGGGGCGGCGCGCCCCTGCTCGGCACCTGGCGGCAGGGCCCCCGCACGCTGCACGGCTTCTACAGCCACGGCTTCCCGAACCTGTTCCACCTGGGCCCGCTGCAGAACGCCTCCGCGGTCAACTTCGTCCACATCCTGCAGGAGCAGGCCACCCACATCGGCGCCGTGGTCGCCGAGGCCCGCCGGCGTGGCCTCGGTGTGGTCGAGCCGACCGAGGAGGCCGAGGACGCGTGGGTCGCCACCATCCGGGAGCTGGCGCCGGACAACAGGCGGTTCCAGGCCGAGTGCACGCCCGGCTACTACAACAACGAGGGCAAGCCCCGCCCGGTCAGCCAGACGTACGGGCCCGGCCCGGTCGCCTTCCACGACCTGCTGCGCCGCTGGCGTACCGAGGGCGGCATGGACGAGGTCCTGGCGGGCGACCGATGA
- a CDS encoding SMP-30/gluconolactonase/LRE family protein, translating to MNRRKAELLVRARPLWGSNGMAFGPDGRLYVAQFLAGQISAVDLATGDVEVVVPPDGPLHSPDDLAFDSDGAMYVTDLVPGRVWRRDPAGDFTLVTGEITAPNGIACVGTRVFANEMIPGGRLLELSPAGDEPTVLTAGLAMGNAMQLGPDGRLYYPHMLTGEVFRIPLDGGEPELVAADVPDPVAVRFDRAGALLVLARGASGIVTRVDLTGTGDRSEIVSELKALDNAAFDADNRMFVSSYAHGGVAELASDGRTRQIVPCGLAGPFGVTIDLGGGVHVADHYRLARPADRPDEDVTTTELLTFVHGIAADGDLLHTTSQYGHVRTYDRRSGTVRTRADGLDRPLGIAVRADGTLLVAESGAGRIVAVDHDDQVSVLAEGLGRPVGVAVDAGQCCYVSDEQLAAVYRVEHGVPVLLAGGLGTPQGITVHDGTLYVVETTHRRLLAIDLATGDVEVEADSLPVAPAAGLTGPEPGLFIPPGLPGMPRPFAGIAATADGSLIIAANGDGSVLLLHPEG from the coding sequence ATGAACCGCCGCAAGGCCGAGCTGCTGGTCCGGGCGCGTCCGCTGTGGGGGTCGAACGGCATGGCCTTCGGGCCCGACGGGCGCCTGTACGTGGCCCAGTTCCTCGCCGGTCAGATCAGCGCCGTCGACCTGGCCACCGGCGACGTCGAGGTGGTCGTGCCACCGGACGGGCCGCTGCACTCCCCCGACGACCTCGCCTTCGACAGCGACGGCGCGATGTACGTGACCGACCTCGTGCCGGGCCGGGTGTGGCGGCGTGACCCGGCCGGGGACTTCACGCTCGTCACCGGCGAGATCACCGCGCCCAACGGCATCGCCTGCGTCGGCACCCGGGTGTTCGCCAACGAGATGATCCCGGGTGGACGCCTGCTGGAGCTGTCCCCGGCCGGCGACGAACCCACGGTGCTCACGGCGGGCCTCGCCATGGGCAACGCGATGCAGCTCGGCCCGGACGGGCGGCTCTACTACCCGCACATGCTCACCGGCGAGGTGTTTCGCATCCCGCTCGACGGCGGCGAGCCGGAGCTGGTGGCCGCGGACGTCCCGGACCCGGTCGCCGTGCGCTTCGACCGCGCCGGCGCCCTGCTGGTCCTCGCCCGCGGGGCGAGCGGGATCGTCACGCGCGTCGACCTGACCGGCACCGGCGACCGGTCGGAGATCGTCAGCGAGCTCAAGGCCCTGGACAACGCCGCCTTCGACGCCGACAACCGGATGTTCGTCTCCAGCTACGCGCATGGCGGCGTCGCCGAGCTCGCGTCCGACGGACGTACTCGCCAGATCGTGCCCTGCGGCCTCGCCGGCCCCTTCGGGGTGACCATCGATCTCGGCGGCGGCGTCCACGTGGCCGACCACTACCGTCTCGCCCGGCCCGCCGACCGGCCGGACGAAGACGTCACCACCACCGAGCTGCTGACCTTCGTGCACGGCATCGCCGCCGACGGCGACCTGCTCCACACCACCTCCCAGTACGGGCACGTACGCACCTACGACCGCCGCTCCGGCACGGTACGCACCCGGGCCGACGGCCTGGACCGGCCGCTGGGCATCGCCGTGCGCGCCGACGGCACCCTGCTGGTCGCCGAGTCCGGCGCCGGCCGCATCGTCGCCGTCGACCACGACGACCAGGTCAGCGTGCTGGCCGAGGGCCTCGGCCGCCCGGTCGGCGTGGCCGTCGACGCCGGCCAGTGCTGCTACGTCAGCGACGAGCAGCTCGCCGCGGTGTACCGCGTCGAGCACGGCGTGCCCGTCCTGCTCGCCGGCGGGCTCGGCACCCCGCAGGGCATCACCGTCCACGACGGCACCCTGTACGTCGTCGAGACCACCCACCGCCGCCTGCTCGCCATCGACCTCGCCACCGGCGACGTGGAGGTCGAAGCCGACTCGCTTCCGGTCGCGCCCGCGGCCGGCCTGACCGGCCCGGAACCCGGCCTGTTCATCCCGCCCGGCCTGCCCGGAATGCCGCGGCCGTTCGCCGGGATCGCGGCCACGGCGGACGGCTCCCTGATCATCGCCGCGAACGGCGACGGCAGCGTCCTGCTCCTGCACCCCGAAGGCTGA